A single region of the Candidatus Methanomethylicota archaeon genome encodes:
- a CDS encoding DUF373 family protein, with translation MKRRILILSVDKDNDIGRVTGLSTPIIGKNEVLSAAIQFAIKSPEDSDVNSIFAAINIYETLVKEGQECEIAIITGLPEGGYKSDLKISSEMDKVLQVFKADGTIFVSDGVADEQVVPIIQSKIPIISIKRTFVQQEKSVEETYILLYRYFKKLTDPEYSKIALGVPGIVIFIVTILYLLNLLNYVAILLGLVFSLVLIVKGFNIDKMVKSAWSESPIKLITSLIGVIVSVIAFYRGVGVALIEIPLSWENLNLFIGLVLLNTIDLLALGFGVYIIGRLVVKYLDEDPKIWHEIVSLVGIFFIRQIVIEASIIIRDPKASLIPFLLAAGLGVLVCGFLVTIFSIKPIFFKKN, from the coding sequence ATGAAAAGAAGAATTCTCATATTAAGTGTAGATAAAGATAATGACATAGGTAGGGTTACTGGACTATCTACACCTATAATTGGAAAGAATGAAGTTCTTTCAGCAGCAATTCAATTTGCTATTAAAAGTCCAGAAGATTCTGATGTTAATTCTATATTTGCAGCAATTAATATCTATGAAACTTTGGTAAAAGAAGGGCAAGAATGTGAAATTGCTATAATAACTGGTTTACCAGAAGGAGGCTATAAATCAGATTTAAAAATTTCATCAGAAATGGATAAAGTTTTACAAGTATTTAAAGCAGATGGAACTATATTTGTGAGTGATGGAGTGGCTGATGAACAAGTTGTTCCAATAATACAATCAAAAATACCAATAATATCTATAAAACGCACTTTTGTTCAACAAGAAAAAAGTGTAGAAGAAACATATATTTTATTATATAGATATTTTAAAAAACTTACAGATCCTGAATATTCAAAAATTGCACTTGGAGTTCCAGGAATTGTAATATTCATTGTTACAATATTATATTTACTTAATTTATTGAATTATGTTGCAATCCTATTGGGATTAGTATTTAGTCTAGTATTAATTGTAAAAGGTTTTAATATTGATAAAATGGTAAAATCAGCATGGTCAGAATCTCCAATTAAATTAATAACTTCATTAATTGGAGTAATTGTTTCAGTTATTGCATTTTATCGAGGTGTAGGAGTTGCATTAATAGAAATTCCACTTTCATGGGAAAATTTGAATTTATTTATAGGATTAGTATTATTAAATACCATAGACTTATTGGCCTTAGGATTTGGAGTTTATATTATAGGAAGACTAGTAGTTAAGTATTTAGATGAAGATCCAAAGATATGGCATGAAATAGTATCCCTAGTAGGGATATTTTTTATAAGACAAATAGTAATAGAAGCTTCTATTATTATAAGAGATCCAAAAGCAAGTTTAATACCATTTTTATTAGCTGCTGGACTAGGAGTCTTAGTATGTGGTTTTCTTGTAACAATATTTTCAATAAAACCTATATTCTTTAAAAAAAATTAA
- a CDS encoding radical SAM protein has product MGCNFKCLHCQNWTISQQFEKGEYYTEKELALLIDDARRRGCRNQNWVGGDPIPHIPFWLRVLLYEKENMPVFFNTNGYYTIEAAELLRGIVDIYKIDFKYGNNECAKRISDAPNYMEIITRNLKLAKLNGELLIRILVLPNHLDCCLSKILEFIAKELGHNTRVNLMDQYTPHWRAREIPEINRRLTAMEWRRALEMVKNYGLTNVIT; this is encoded by the coding sequence TTGGGATGTAATTTTAAATGTCTTCATTGTCAAAATTGGACTATAAGTCAACAATTTGAAAAAGGAGAATATTATACTGAAAAAGAATTGGCTTTATTAATAGATGATGCAAGAAGAAGAGGATGTAGAAATCAAAATTGGGTAGGAGGAGACCCAATACCTCATATTCCATTTTGGCTTAGGGTTCTTTTATATGAAAAAGAGAATATGCCAGTATTCTTTAATACAAATGGTTATTATACTATAGAAGCTGCAGAATTATTAAGAGGTATTGTTGATATTTATAAAATTGATTTTAAATATGGAAATAATGAATGTGCAAAAAGAATTTCAGACGCTCCTAATTATATGGAGATAATAACTAGAAATTTAAAACTTGCTAAGTTAAATGGAGAATTACTTATAAGAATATTAGTTCTTCCAAATCATTTAGATTGTTGTTTATCAAAAATTTTAGAATTTATAGCAAAAGAACTTGGTCATAATACTAGAGTTAATTTAATGGATCAATATACTCCACATTGGAGAGCTCGTGAAATTCCTGAAATTAATAGAAGATTAACAGCTATGGAATGGAGAAGAGCTTTAGAAATGGTAAAGAATTATGGTTTAACTAATGTAATAACTTAA
- the amrS gene encoding AmmeMemoRadiSam system radical SAM enzyme has product MLYEKLNSIVKCKLCGFRCTIHPGKRGICGVRENRNGTLYTLVYGKAVSYAIDPIEKKPLFHFYPGALTFSLATVGCNFRCVFCDNWCISQDREVKGEDIPPERIVKMAKMYKCKCISYTYTEPTIFFEYAYDTAKLAHKEGIYNTFVTNGYITPEAIDLINGYLNAATVDFKGSGDPDFYKKFCKVPDVSPIYQALMEMKRKSIFIEITNLIVTGGGDSKEAFIKLVKWILDELGESIPLHILRFFPSYMYTESPPPSIKLLEEFYGIAKDFGLKYVYLGNVPGHRYENTYCPNCNNVVIKRLGFEILDIKLKGKRCVYCNNEINIII; this is encoded by the coding sequence ATGCTATATGAAAAATTAAATTCTATTGTAAAGTGTAAATTATGTGGTTTTAGATGTACTATTCATCCTGGAAAAAGAGGTATATGTGGAGTTAGAGAAAATAGAAATGGGACTCTTTATACATTAGTCTATGGTAAGGCTGTATCTTATGCTATTGATCCAATAGAAAAAAAGCCTCTTTTTCATTTTTATCCAGGAGCATTAACTTTTTCATTAGCTACTGTGGGTTGTAATTTTAGATGTGTCTTTTGTGATAATTGGTGTATAAGTCAAGATAGAGAAGTAAAAGGAGAAGATATTCCACCAGAAAGAATTGTTAAAATGGCAAAAATGTATAAATGTAAATGTATTAGTTATACCTATACTGAGCCTACTATATTCTTTGAATATGCTTATGATACTGCTAAATTAGCACATAAAGAAGGAATTTATAATACTTTTGTAACTAATGGTTATATTACGCCAGAAGCAATTGATTTAATAAATGGTTATCTTAATGCTGCTACTGTAGATTTCAAAGGCAGTGGTGATCCTGATTTTTATAAAAAGTTTTGTAAAGTTCCAGATGTTTCACCTATATATCAAGCATTAATGGAAATGAAGCGTAAATCAATATTTATTGAAATAACAAATTTAATTGTAACTGGAGGAGGAGATTCAAAAGAAGCATTTATTAAATTAGTAAAATGGATATTAGACGAACTTGGAGAATCTATTCCATTACACATTTTAAGATTTTTCCCAAGCTATATGTATACTGAAAGTCCCCCTCCTTCAATAAAATTATTAGAAGAATTTTATGGAATTGCTAAGGATTTTGGATTGAAATATGTATATTTAGGAAATGTTCCTGGTCATAGATATGAAAATACTTATTGTCCTAATTGTAATAATGTTGTAATAAAAAGACTTGGTTTTGAAATATTAGATATTAAACTTAAAGGTAAGAGATGTGTATATTGTAATAATGAGATAAATATTATTATTTAG
- a CDS encoding ribose-phosphate diphosphokinase, whose amino-acid sequence MIVIYGPSSLKLGERVANQLNVKGLKIDHKIFPDGESYIRIPENIVGEDIVLIHSTYPNQDKRIIELLLTIDALRDLGAKSIKVIVPYLAYARQDSRFRDGEAISINTILKLIEKIGADEFLTIDIHKEHSLNILKIKAKNIMAIDAIADFLKKIDLDTPFILSPDKGGLERAKLLGEKLGLEYGYFEKIRDRISGAITMKGKEVDFNNRDVIIIDDVISTGGTIASACKIAKERRAKKVIAICTHALLINNAVERMKLSGIDDIIATDTVEGEYSKISVAQLIARELK is encoded by the coding sequence ATGATAGTAATTTATGGACCCTCTTCATTAAAATTAGGAGAAAGAGTAGCAAATCAACTTAATGTTAAAGGTTTAAAGATAGATCATAAAATTTTTCCTGATGGTGAGTCTTATATAAGAATTCCTGAAAATATTGTAGGAGAAGATATTGTATTAATACATTCAACTTATCCAAATCAAGATAAGAGAATTATTGAATTATTGCTTACAATAGATGCTTTAAGAGATTTAGGGGCTAAGAGTATAAAAGTAATTGTTCCATATCTTGCTTATGCTAGACAAGATAGTAGATTTAGAGATGGAGAAGCCATTAGTATAAATACTATATTAAAATTAATAGAGAAAATAGGAGCAGATGAATTTTTAACTATAGATATTCATAAAGAACATTCTTTAAATATTTTAAAAATAAAAGCAAAAAATATTATGGCAATAGATGCTATAGCTGATTTTTTAAAAAAAATAGACTTAGATACACCATTTATTTTATCTCCAGATAAAGGAGGATTAGAAAGAGCGAAATTATTAGGAGAAAAATTAGGATTAGAATATGGATATTTTGAAAAAATAAGAGATAGAATTAGTGGAGCTATTACTATGAAAGGAAAGGAAGTTGATTTTAATAATAGAGATGTAATTATAATTGATGATGTTATAAGTACTGGAGGAACAATAGCTTCAGCATGTAAAATTGCTAAAGAAAGAAGAGCAAAAAAAGTTATTGCTATATGTACTCATGCTCTATTAATTAATAATGCTGTAGAAAGAATGAAATTATCTGGAATAGATGATATTATTGCAACAGATACTGTAGAAGGAGAATATAGTAAAATTTCAGTTGCTCAACTTATAGCAAGGGAATTAAAGTGA
- a CDS encoding THUMP domain-containing protein: MIAILLSGEHPSIPYSEVHAILKAEGMEFTEINRFNQLMIINAKKEVCEILKERGAYIIEGGEFLFSSKPSIDFLIKECEKIDWSLIKGKSFGVRVSRVKGFWREISSIEIEKIVGGIIKKNSDSRVNLENPDIWIRGIITDGGIFFYKCDFRVNRKSFYLRRPRKRPFFHPGVLDVKLSRAFVNLCRIKKGEIFLDPFCGTGGFLIEAAMMGMKAYGLDLDEKMILGARKNLNYYKLDVELILGDARNLPINKVDGISTDPPYGRGTSTKGSNIKDILNKFLDEAYRVLKNNRYMCIAAPKEIEIQEIIKLKGYEIQEIHIMKVHKSLTRSILVVKKYEC, from the coding sequence GTGATTGCCATACTTTTATCAGGAGAACATCCATCAATTCCATATTCTGAAGTTCATGCTATATTAAAAGCAGAAGGTATGGAATTTACTGAAATTAATAGATTTAATCAATTAATGATAATTAATGCAAAAAAAGAAGTATGTGAAATATTAAAAGAAAGAGGGGCATATATTATAGAAGGAGGAGAATTTTTATTTTCTTCTAAACCTTCTATAGATTTTTTAATAAAAGAATGTGAAAAAATTGATTGGAGTTTAATAAAAGGAAAAAGTTTTGGAGTTAGAGTTTCTAGAGTAAAAGGATTTTGGAGAGAAATATCTTCAATAGAAATAGAGAAAATTGTAGGGGGAATTATTAAAAAAAATTCAGACTCTAGAGTAAATTTAGAAAATCCAGATATTTGGATAAGAGGAATTATAACTGATGGTGGAATTTTCTTTTATAAATGTGACTTTAGAGTAAATAGAAAATCTTTTTATCTTAGACGTCCAAGAAAGAGACCATTCTTTCATCCAGGAGTTTTAGATGTTAAACTTTCAAGAGCTTTTGTTAATTTATGTAGAATTAAGAAAGGTGAAATATTTCTTGATCCATTTTGTGGAACTGGAGGATTTTTAATAGAAGCTGCAATGATGGGTATGAAAGCTTATGGATTAGATTTAGATGAAAAAATGATTCTAGGTGCAAGAAAGAATTTAAATTATTATAAACTTGATGTAGAATTAATATTAGGTGATGCTAGAAATTTACCAATAAATAAAGTAGATGGAATATCAACTGATCCTCCATATGGTAGAGGAACTTCAACTAAAGGAAGCAATATAAAGGATATATTAAATAAATTCCTTGATGAAGCTTATAGAGTTTTAAAAAATAATAGATATATGTGCATTGCTGCACCTAAAGAAATAGAAATTCAAGAAATAATAAAATTAAAAGGTTATGAAATTCAAGAAATTCATATAATGAAAGTTCATAAATCTTTAACAAGATCTATATTAGTTGTGAAAAAATATGAATGCTAA
- the rnz gene encoding ribonuclease Z, whose translation MNAKVIILGSAGGLPTSERGLPAILIEYNGELILMDCGEGTQRQIMKAGYSLCRKMKIFITHLHGDHIFGLPGIIQSMNLLNRIHPLELYGPKGLKEFIYEVVGIAKCEPSFNLIVKEISEGEILSSKYIKVYGIKTEHSRENIAYSIILGGSIGRFLPNKAKELGIPEGPLWGMLKSGKSIILENGRIIEPKEVLGEPIPGIKIVYTGDTRYCEKIIDFANEADLLIHEATFASDLANRAYEEGHSTAEDAAKIAKAAKVKKLVMTHISSRYKDAKIHEEEARKIFENSEFAEDFKTYDLKS comes from the coding sequence ATGAATGCTAAAGTAATAATTTTAGGTTCAGCTGGTGGACTTCCTACATCTGAAAGAGGATTACCAGCAATACTTATTGAATATAATGGTGAATTAATATTAATGGATTGTGGAGAAGGTACTCAAAGACAAATAATGAAAGCAGGATATAGTTTATGTAGAAAAATGAAAATATTCATCACTCATTTACATGGCGATCATATTTTTGGATTACCAGGAATAATACAAAGTATGAATTTACTCAATAGAATTCATCCTCTTGAATTATATGGACCAAAAGGGCTTAAAGAGTTTATATATGAAGTTGTGGGAATTGCTAAATGTGAACCTAGTTTTAACTTAATAGTTAAAGAAATATCAGAAGGAGAAATTCTTTCTTCAAAATATATTAAAGTTTATGGGATTAAAACTGAACATTCTAGAGAAAATATAGCATATAGCATAATTCTTGGTGGTAGTATTGGAAGATTTTTACCAAATAAAGCAAAAGAACTTGGCATACCTGAAGGTCCACTTTGGGGTATGTTAAAATCTGGAAAATCAATTATACTTGAAAATGGAAGAATAATAGAACCTAAGGAAGTTTTAGGAGAGCCTATTCCTGGTATTAAAATAGTATATACTGGAGATACAAGGTATTGTGAAAAAATAATAGATTTTGCTAATGAAGCAGATTTACTTATACATGAGGCTACATTTGCATCAGATCTTGCAAATAGAGCTTATGAAGAAGGACATTCTACAGCAGAAGATGCTGCTAAAATAGCTAAAGCTGCAAAAGTAAAAAAATTAGTAATGACGCATATAAGTAGTAGATACAAAGATGCAAAAATTCATGAAGAAGAAGCAAGAAAAATTTTTGAAAATTCAGAATTTGCAGAAGATTTTAAAACCTATGATTTAAAGAGTTGA
- a CDS encoding sugar phosphate isomerase/epimerase, whose amino-acid sequence MPIGISTLCTIGKTFQIINELTSIGIEILEILDDWEDKLTKSKIKILNEIKNTTNIKYTVHSPILDINIAASNDSIRKTSIKIIMNSMEMANAINAEIFVIHPGLSTPLENIVPNLNRYLNIESLRKILDYGEDLGIKVAIENMPAGTRCFLQNVEEFHELIENGLSPDIVLDVGHANTSSQLEKFLIEFRDRIIHLHLHDNYGIEDEHRVIGDGNVNWQLIKSKFSLNSIYAVVENNTLNDAILSYKKALQLFKS is encoded by the coding sequence ATGCCAATTGGAATATCCACATTATGTACAATTGGAAAAACATTCCAAATAATTAATGAATTAACTTCTATAGGTATAGAGATTCTAGAAATTTTAGATGATTGGGAAGATAAACTTACAAAAAGTAAAATTAAAATTTTGAATGAAATAAAAAATACTACAAATATAAAATATACAGTACATTCTCCAATTTTAGATATAAATATTGCAGCTTCTAATGATTCTATAAGAAAGACTTCTATTAAAATAATAATGAATTCTATGGAAATGGCAAATGCTATTAATGCTGAAATATTTGTTATTCATCCAGGTTTGAGCACTCCTTTAGAAAATATTGTTCCAAATTTAAATAGATATCTAAATATAGAATCATTAAGAAAAATTCTAGATTATGGAGAAGATTTAGGAATTAAAGTAGCAATAGAGAATATGCCAGCAGGAACTCGTTGTTTTTTACAAAATGTAGAAGAATTCCATGAACTTATTGAAAATGGTCTTTCTCCAGATATTGTATTAGATGTAGGTCATGCAAATACTTCTTCTCAACTTGAAAAATTTTTAATTGAATTTAGAGATAGAATTATTCATTTACATCTTCATGATAATTATGGAATTGAAGATGAACATAGAGTAATTGGAGATGGAAATGTTAATTGGCAACTTATAAAATCAAAATTTTCTTTAAATAGCATATATGCAGTTGTAGAAAATAATACATTAAATGATGCAATATTATCTTATAAAAAAGCACTTCAACTCTTTAAATCATAG
- a CDS encoding RNA-binding domain-containing protein: MKAKVIVRAKLNPTEDEFKLLKAIANLTGAENYRKEKEGNLEYIVQEGDESLLIKFRELLRKERILDAARKIIIQGIDNKTITFHVNRQVAYVGKISFCKPEGESPLGPITFHIWTENIKELIDWLATKTIGGVPVDEICQLEYPHYVQLEKHSK; encoded by the coding sequence TTGAAAGCAAAAGTTATTGTAAGAGCTAAATTAAATCCAACTGAAGATGAATTTAAACTTTTAAAAGCTATTGCAAACTTAACTGGTGCGGAGAATTATAGAAAAGAAAAAGAAGGTAATTTAGAATATATTGTTCAAGAGGGTGATGAATCATTACTTATAAAATTTAGAGAATTATTAAGAAAAGAAAGAATACTAGATGCTGCAAGAAAAATAATAATACAAGGAATAGATAATAAAACAATTACTTTTCATGTAAATAGACAAGTGGCTTATGTAGGAAAAATAAGTTTTTGTAAACCAGAAGGAGAATCACCATTAGGTCCGATAACTTTTCATATTTGGACTGAAAATATAAAGGAATTAATAGATTGGCTTGCAACAAAAACTATAGGCGGAGTGCCTGTTGATGAAATATGCCAATTGGAATATCCACATTATGTACAATTGGAAAAACATTCCAAATAA
- a CDS encoding AAA family ATPase, which yields MKLFCITGMPGAGKSIVANVAKSMGFKVIVMGDVIREEARRRGIKESPEALGELMLNLRKEEGPDAIAKRCIQNLSNNDIAIIEGIRSLEELNFFKKIADVFLIAVHASPSTRFKRLIKRGRADDPKNFEEFIERDMREIKIGIGAVIALADVMFVNEGTIEELIDKSKEFFKRELFESKSYCKS from the coding sequence ATGAAATTATTCTGTATAACAGGAATGCCAGGAGCAGGAAAATCTATAGTAGCTAATGTTGCAAAATCAATGGGGTTTAAAGTAATTGTAATGGGCGATGTTATTAGAGAAGAAGCAAGGAGAAGGGGAATTAAGGAATCTCCAGAAGCACTTGGAGAGTTAATGCTTAATCTTAGAAAAGAAGAAGGTCCTGATGCAATAGCAAAAAGATGTATTCAAAATTTATCAAATAATGATATAGCTATAATAGAAGGTATTAGAAGTTTAGAAGAATTGAATTTTTTTAAAAAAATTGCTGATGTGTTTTTAATTGCAGTTCATGCATCTCCTTCTACTAGATTTAAACGTTTAATTAAAAGAGGAAGAGCAGATGATCCTAAAAATTTTGAAGAATTTATAGAAAGAGATATGAGAGAAATAAAAATAGGAATAGGTGCAGTAATAGCTTTAGCTGATGTTATGTTTGTTAATGAAGGAACAATAGAAGAATTAATAGATAAGTCAAAAGAATTTTTTAAGAGGGAGTTGTTTGAAAGCAAAAGTTATTGTAAGAGCTAA
- the thpR gene encoding RNA 2',3'-cyclic phosphodiesterase — translation MEFVRSFIAIELDEDVKNKIMEFENRLKECKSEMKFVEKENLHITIKFLGEINMKLLENIYEEIEKIKEEKFTISVKGVGVFPNERFMRVIWVGVEEGKDKILKIQKEIEEKLLKFGFSKEKDFIPHITVARVKSVSNRNEILKIFEEFKEKNFGKSLIDRITLKKSILTPKGPIYSNLKEVFFR, via the coding sequence ATGGAATTTGTAAGAAGTTTCATTGCTATAGAGTTAGATGAAGATGTAAAAAATAAAATTATGGAATTTGAAAATAGATTAAAAGAATGTAAATCAGAAATGAAGTTTGTTGAAAAAGAAAATTTACATATAACTATAAAATTTCTTGGTGAAATAAATATGAAATTATTAGAAAATATTTATGAAGAAATTGAAAAAATAAAAGAAGAAAAATTTACAATAAGTGTAAAAGGAGTAGGTGTATTTCCTAATGAAAGGTTTATGAGAGTAATATGGGTTGGAGTAGAAGAAGGAAAAGATAAAATTTTAAAAATTCAAAAAGAAATTGAGGAAAAATTATTAAAATTTGGTTTTTCAAAAGAAAAAGATTTTATTCCTCATATAACTGTAGCAAGAGTGAAATCAGTAAGTAATAGAAATGAAATTTTAAAAATTTTTGAAGAATTTAAAGAGAAAAATTTTGGAAAATCATTAATAGATAGAATTACTTTAAAGAAAAGTATACTTACACCAAAAGGCCCGATATATTCAAATTTAAAAGAGGTGTTTTTTAGATAA
- the cca gene encoding CCA tRNA nucleotidyltransferase gives MKEILEEVLKRVKPKDEDFIKIEKIFEKIKNRIIQKAEELGINVKVEIEGSIAKGTWLSNDKDIDIFIVFPLGTKIEFAKEIGLELAKYGVEENWKLGYAEHPYIEAKVNDYKIEIVPSIEMREGERPLTAVDRTPLHTIFIKSKMNEEMKDEVRLLKQFMKGIGVYGAELKIGGFSGYLCELLILYYGSFEETIKNAAKWKPKTVIDYMKYYSNEELCKKIFDSPLIVIDPIDMRRNVAAAVTLQSYSTFIAASKYFLKKPNIDFFFPKEFEVKSEDIFNELKKRGTNIAIIKINCPKIPPDILWGEINRTLNKCVKLLESYDFQVLDYKAWSDEENNIFLIMELERDKLRNGKIHYGPKIWWDEEKFLNKHLEKALAGPYIKNERWYVEVKRKYTTVRDLLINEFGKLQLSKDIMNEVKKGFSVYINEEIGKELNPEFAKDLLKFLKKRPLWLN, from the coding sequence ATGAAAGAAATATTAGAAGAGGTATTGAAAAGAGTAAAACCAAAAGATGAAGATTTTATAAAAATAGAAAAAATATTTGAAAAAATTAAAAATAGAATTATCCAAAAAGCTGAAGAATTAGGAATAAATGTTAAAGTAGAAATAGAAGGTTCTATAGCAAAAGGGACTTGGCTTTCTAATGATAAAGATATTGATATATTTATAGTATTTCCATTAGGAACAAAAATTGAATTTGCTAAAGAAATTGGATTAGAGCTTGCAAAATATGGTGTTGAAGAAAATTGGAAATTAGGTTATGCTGAACATCCATATATTGAGGCAAAAGTTAATGATTATAAAATTGAAATAGTGCCTAGTATTGAAATGAGAGAAGGAGAGAGACCACTTACAGCTGTAGATAGAACACCATTACATACAATTTTTATAAAAAGTAAAATGAATGAAGAAATGAAAGATGAAGTAAGATTATTGAAACAATTTATGAAAGGTATAGGAGTATATGGTGCTGAATTAAAAATAGGAGGATTTTCAGGATATCTTTGTGAACTCCTTATACTATATTATGGAAGTTTTGAAGAAACTATAAAAAATGCTGCAAAATGGAAACCAAAAACTGTAATAGATTATATGAAGTATTACAGTAATGAAGAATTATGTAAAAAAATATTTGATAGTCCATTAATAGTAATTGATCCTATTGATATGAGAAGAAATGTTGCAGCTGCAGTAACATTACAATCTTATTCAACTTTTATAGCAGCTTCTAAATATTTTTTAAAAAAACCAAATATTGATTTTTTCTTTCCAAAAGAATTTGAAGTAAAATCAGAAGATATATTTAATGAATTAAAGAAAAGAGGTACAAATATAGCAATAATAAAAATTAATTGTCCAAAAATTCCTCCAGATATTCTTTGGGGAGAAATTAATAGAACTTTAAATAAATGTGTTAAACTTTTAGAATCTTATGATTTTCAAGTCTTAGATTATAAAGCTTGGAGTGATGAAGAAAATAATATTTTTTTAATTATGGAATTGGAAAGAGATAAGTTAAGAAATGGAAAAATTCATTATGGACCAAAAATATGGTGGGATGAAGAAAAATTTTTAAATAAACATTTAGAAAAAGCTCTTGCAGGACCTTATATAAAAAATGAAAGATGGTATGTTGAAGTAAAGAGAAAATATACTACAGTAAGAGATTTATTAATAAATGAATTTGGAAAACTTCAATTAAGTAAAGATATAATGAATGAAGTTAAAAAAGGATTTTCAGTTTATATAAATGAAGAGATAGGAAAAGAACTTAATCCTGAATTTGCAAAGGATTTATTAAAATTTTTAAAAAAGAGACCATTATGGTTGAATTAA